One part of the Nitrospira defluvii genome encodes these proteins:
- a CDS encoding CHAD domain-containing protein — protein sequence MKRPDSPIHTGRTSRTQQLNQTALAYQATVLQLMARLLDEDAPPEVVHALRTHMRRIQALLELYGDADNARLMAHCVGRLSKLRALHVFGQYLVTIDASQADLALVDARIHKQVRKLRQAGAYETIAQAVRELPFPSSTKSDAWLLERLDAVRHDHQRRLRRLVEAARDSPTRKRLHALRLRLKTVRYQGEWFEPPTDEHRALQKKLVRLQGLLGTYEELADFRRWGKRLSTMVQGRIRNDWKKARKRAKAAPADLSWLRRALSTNKLWCPS from the coding sequence ATGAAGCGCCCTGATTCGCCCATTCATACCGGAAGAACATCCCGTACTCAACAGCTGAATCAGACAGCCCTCGCCTATCAGGCCACCGTGCTGCAGCTGATGGCCCGATTGCTCGACGAGGACGCGCCGCCTGAGGTGGTCCATGCCCTGCGCACGCACATGCGAAGAATTCAAGCATTGCTGGAGCTCTATGGCGATGCCGACAACGCCCGTCTGATGGCGCATTGCGTGGGGCGTCTCAGCAAACTGCGCGCGCTGCACGTTTTCGGGCAATACCTGGTCACGATCGACGCATCCCAGGCCGACCTGGCCCTCGTAGATGCCAGGATTCACAAACAGGTGCGGAAACTCCGGCAGGCCGGGGCCTACGAGACGATCGCGCAGGCCGTGAGGGAACTGCCGTTCCCGTCGTCGACAAAATCGGACGCGTGGTTGCTCGAACGGCTCGATGCGGTACGGCATGACCACCAACGCCGGTTGCGGCGGCTGGTCGAGGCGGCGCGGGATTCACCCACACGCAAGCGCCTCCACGCCTTGCGACTCAGGCTCAAGACCGTTCGGTATCAGGGGGAATGGTTCGAACCGCCGACCGACGAACATCGGGCATTGCAAAAAAAGCTCGTCCGCCTGCAAGGGCTGTTAGGCACCTATGAAGAGTTGGCCGATTTTCGTCGCTGGGGGAAACGGTTGAGTACGATGGTGCAGGGTCGGATCAGGAACGATTGGAAGAAAGCGCGAAAGCGGGCCAAGGCCGCACCGGCCGATCTCTCGTGGTTACGCCGTGCGCTTAGTACCAACAAACTATGGTGCCCATCGTAG
- a CDS encoding type II toxin-antitoxin system RelE family toxin: protein MWRIRIGDWRVVYLIDETVKLVSIVRIAHRREVYE, encoded by the coding sequence ATGTGGCGGATTCGGATCGGGGACTGGCGTGTGGTGTACCTCATCGATGAAACCGTGAAGCTGGTGAGCATCGTGCGAATTGCGCACCGGCGCGAGGTCTACGAATAG
- the pstB gene encoding phosphate ABC transporter ATP-binding protein PstB translates to MDVQPGKMVATAPMVTVRPPTGQLRPARPQAGLASSVSAKISVRELDFYYGHRQSLFRVGLTIRSHSVTAFIGPSGCGKSTLLRCLNRMNDLVEGARHTGRVELDGLDIYDPSINVTDLRKRVGMVFQKSNPFPKSIYDNVAYGPRLHGTKDKRSLDELVQHSLQGAGLWDEVKDRLQQSALGLSGGQQQRLCIARALAVRPEVILMDEPCSALDPIATGKIEELIYTLKNTYTVAIVTHNMQQAARVSDQCGFFLMGELVEFGDTKTIFTTPRDKRTEDYITGRFG, encoded by the coding sequence ATGGATGTTCAACCCGGCAAAATGGTCGCGACGGCGCCGATGGTGACGGTCCGCCCGCCGACGGGGCAATTGCGGCCGGCCCGGCCACAGGCAGGACTGGCCTCTTCCGTGAGCGCCAAGATCTCGGTCCGCGAACTGGATTTCTATTACGGACATCGACAGTCGCTGTTTCGCGTGGGATTGACCATCCGGAGTCATTCCGTGACGGCGTTCATCGGTCCCTCGGGATGCGGGAAGTCCACTCTGCTGCGCTGTTTGAATCGCATGAACGATCTGGTGGAGGGCGCGCGGCACACGGGTCGGGTCGAGTTGGACGGCCTCGATATCTACGATCCGTCGATCAACGTGACCGATCTTCGGAAACGTGTGGGGATGGTCTTTCAAAAGTCGAATCCGTTCCCCAAATCCATCTACGACAATGTCGCCTATGGCCCGCGGTTGCACGGCACCAAAGACAAACGGTCGCTGGATGAACTGGTGCAGCATAGTTTGCAGGGCGCGGGGTTGTGGGATGAAGTGAAGGATCGGCTGCAACAGAGCGCGCTGGGCCTCTCGGGCGGGCAGCAGCAACGGCTGTGTATCGCCCGCGCGCTGGCGGTGCGGCCGGAAGTCATCCTGATGGACGAACCCTGTTCGGCGCTGGATCCCATCGCCACCGGGAAAATCGAAGAGTTGATCTATACCTTGAAGAATACGTATACGGTCGCGATCGTCACGCACAATATGCAACAGGCGGCGCGGGTCTCCGATCAGTGCGGGTTTTTCCTCATGGGCGAACTGGTCGAATTCGGCGATACCAAAACTATTTTCACCACGCCGCGGGATAAGCGCACGGAAGATTACATCACCGGCCGATTCGGGTAA
- a CDS encoding Ppx/GppA phosphatase family protein, translating into MPKLAVLDIGTNSIHMVLAEVQPDYSYKILDRFKDMTRLGDGVFTSRRLSDQAMMRGLEVIRTLVNLARNKGYEQIEAVATSAVREARNGGEFLDHVAQQTGLVVRVITGAEEARLIFLGVQNSVALPEKPTLVIDIGGGSVEVIVGDRETVFQARSLKLGAIRLKDLYLTKTPPSKGMLRELEEAVTAQLKTGLGPYKTKRVEQIIATSGMAGNLAEVIHLQRTGRPLPQLNLAHVTEKEIAAMEKRLAGATLKTRLAIPGLDPKRVDTLLPATIVFRILLELLEKSELTICDKAIREGIIYDFIQRHHESIKAERDIPDVRKRNILALAHRCHVSETHALHVAGLALQLFDQTKPLHGFGPREREWLEFSAILHDIGYLINSRQHHKHAYYLIKNSDLSGFTAEEIELVANIARYHRRSVPSRKHDEFDALPGSSQQVINVLSALLRIADGLDRSQFSVVQQVEVKLGKPVVIAVQASGDAELELWAARGRSDLFEKVFKRPVEFVTANQDDNGT; encoded by the coding sequence ATGCCCAAACTGGCCGTCCTCGATATCGGCACCAACTCCATCCATATGGTCTTAGCGGAGGTCCAGCCGGACTACTCCTATAAGATTCTCGATCGGTTCAAAGACATGACGAGATTGGGCGACGGCGTCTTCACCTCGCGGCGCTTGTCCGATCAGGCCATGATGCGAGGCCTGGAGGTGATCCGCACGCTCGTCAACCTGGCTCGCAACAAGGGGTACGAACAGATCGAAGCGGTGGCGACCAGCGCGGTGCGCGAGGCGCGCAACGGCGGCGAGTTCCTCGATCATGTGGCGCAACAAACCGGCCTGGTCGTGCGCGTCATTACCGGCGCGGAAGAAGCCCGGCTGATTTTTCTCGGCGTGCAGAACAGTGTCGCCCTCCCCGAAAAGCCGACGTTGGTCATCGATATCGGGGGCGGATCGGTCGAAGTCATCGTCGGCGATCGGGAAACGGTCTTTCAGGCGAGGAGCCTCAAGCTGGGCGCGATCCGGCTGAAGGACCTCTATTTGACGAAGACGCCTCCCTCGAAGGGCATGCTCCGGGAGTTGGAGGAGGCCGTCACCGCTCAATTGAAGACAGGATTGGGCCCGTACAAAACCAAACGCGTCGAACAGATCATCGCGACCTCGGGCATGGCCGGCAATCTGGCCGAAGTCATCCATCTGCAGCGCACCGGACGCCCGCTGCCCCAGCTCAATCTCGCCCACGTGACCGAGAAAGAAATTGCGGCGATGGAAAAGCGCCTGGCCGGCGCCACACTGAAAACCCGGCTGGCCATTCCCGGCTTGGATCCCAAACGTGTGGATACGTTGCTGCCCGCGACGATCGTGTTCCGGATTCTGCTCGAATTACTCGAGAAGTCGGAGTTGACGATTTGCGACAAGGCGATCCGGGAAGGGATTATTTACGACTTCATCCAACGGCATCACGAAAGCATCAAGGCCGAGCGGGACATTCCCGATGTGCGTAAACGAAACATCCTCGCGCTGGCGCATCGGTGCCATGTCTCCGAAACCCATGCCCTGCATGTGGCGGGATTGGCGCTACAGCTCTTCGATCAGACCAAGCCGCTGCACGGCTTCGGGCCGCGCGAACGGGAATGGCTGGAGTTCTCGGCGATCCTGCACGACATCGGATATCTGATCAATTCGCGGCAACATCACAAACATGCCTACTATCTGATCAAGAACAGCGATCTCTCCGGGTTCACCGCCGAGGAAATCGAGTTGGTGGCGAACATCGCCCGTTACCATCGCCGGTCGGTTCCCAGCCGGAAACACGACGAATTCGACGCGCTCCCCGGCAGTAGCCAGCAGGTCATCAATGTGCTCTCCGCCCTGTTACGGATTGCCGATGGGTTGGATCGCAGCCAGTTCTCCGTCGTGCAGCAGGTGGAGGTCAAGCTCGGGAAACCCGTGGTGATCGCTGTGCAGGCATCCGGAGACGCCGAACTGGAGCTGTGGGCGGCACGCGGGCGGAGCGATCTCTTTGAGAAGGTATTCAAACGGCCGGTCGAGTTTGTGACGGCGAATCAGGATGACAACGGCACCTGA
- the pstA gene encoding phosphate ABC transporter permease PstA, giving the protein MVEPSKLMKDFWRGGELFVWLTASGVALSLLMVAGMMVLIMLNGLGQFWPGTLQQLTLKSQEQVIGRLVGEEVIPESGASGTGASPLRFRYRVGNRDQFGSEYRWINEADIQSIATPDDLAVVERREWGPAFGRITVGTQDGAAKTGSESTWSTVVTLVERANQLRRRIEHLERDEIGTVNHRIEQARLARQALALKKQQGPDEAEEDGRLVERIALLERDYVAKTEVLDRLRTEAGQEVLVLTLSNSTSVRLSLDRVLAVSRPNAMTLLEKSWAYVQNLWQFVSGEPREANTEGGIFPAIFGTVLMVFLMTLAVMPFGVMAAVYLREYATQGPLVRLVRIAVNNLAGVPSIVFGVFGLAFFVYALGGTIDQWLFPEALPNPTFGTGGILWASLTLALLTVPVVIVATEEGLSAVPRDFREGSVGLGATKFETIRHVILPCALPGILTGLILAMARAAGEVAPLMLTGVVKLAPALPLDEYFPYLHLDRKFMHLGFHIYDVGFQSPNVEAAKPMVYMTTLILILVVVLLNLAAVMLRNRLRRRFATSAV; this is encoded by the coding sequence ATGGTTGAACCCTCGAAACTGATGAAGGATTTTTGGCGCGGTGGAGAGCTGTTCGTCTGGCTGACGGCATCCGGCGTGGCCCTGAGTCTGTTGATGGTCGCCGGCATGATGGTGTTGATCATGCTCAACGGGCTCGGCCAATTCTGGCCCGGCACGCTGCAGCAGCTGACGCTCAAGAGCCAGGAACAGGTCATCGGCCGTCTGGTAGGTGAAGAGGTCATTCCCGAATCCGGCGCTTCAGGGACGGGAGCAAGCCCGCTGCGCTTTCGATACCGAGTCGGGAACCGGGATCAGTTCGGGTCCGAGTACCGGTGGATCAACGAGGCCGACATTCAATCGATCGCCACCCCCGACGATCTGGCCGTTGTGGAGCGCCGAGAGTGGGGTCCGGCCTTTGGTCGCATCACGGTCGGCACGCAGGATGGTGCGGCAAAGACCGGCTCGGAGAGCACCTGGTCGACCGTCGTCACGTTGGTGGAACGGGCGAATCAGCTTCGTCGACGCATCGAGCATCTTGAGCGCGATGAGATCGGGACCGTCAACCATCGTATCGAACAGGCCAGGCTGGCGCGTCAGGCCCTGGCCTTGAAGAAACAACAAGGGCCGGATGAGGCCGAGGAAGACGGGCGCCTGGTCGAGCGGATCGCCCTACTCGAACGGGACTATGTCGCCAAAACGGAAGTTCTCGATCGCTTGCGCACGGAAGCCGGGCAGGAAGTGCTGGTCTTGACGCTCTCCAATAGCACGTCGGTACGGTTGTCGCTGGATCGAGTGTTGGCGGTGAGCCGGCCGAACGCGATGACGCTCTTGGAGAAGTCGTGGGCCTATGTGCAGAACCTTTGGCAGTTCGTGTCGGGGGAGCCGCGTGAGGCCAATACCGAAGGCGGGATCTTTCCGGCGATTTTCGGGACCGTCCTGATGGTGTTTCTCATGACGCTCGCGGTGATGCCGTTCGGCGTGATGGCGGCGGTATATCTGCGCGAGTATGCCACGCAGGGCCCGCTCGTGCGGCTGGTCCGCATCGCGGTGAACAACCTTGCCGGCGTGCCGTCCATCGTCTTCGGGGTGTTCGGTCTGGCATTTTTTGTCTATGCGCTCGGAGGGACGATCGATCAGTGGCTGTTCCCCGAGGCCCTGCCCAACCCCACCTTCGGCACCGGGGGGATTCTCTGGGCCTCGCTGACGCTGGCGTTGCTGACCGTTCCGGTCGTGATCGTCGCCACGGAGGAAGGGCTCTCCGCCGTCCCCCGAGATTTTCGCGAAGGGTCGGTGGGGCTCGGTGCCACAAAGTTCGAGACTATCCGGCACGTCATTCTCCCCTGCGCCCTGCCGGGCATTCTGACGGGCCTGATCCTCGCGATGGCCCGGGCGGCCGGAGAAGTGGCGCCGTTGATGCTCACGGGAGTCGTGAAGCTGGCCCCGGCGCTTCCCCTCGACGAGTACTTCCCCTATCTGCACCTCGATCGGAAGTTCATGCATCTGGGATTTCATATTTACGACGTCGGCTTTCAATCGCCTAACGTCGAGGCGGCCAAACCCATGGTCTATATGACCACGTTGATCCTGATCCTCGTCGTGGTGTTGCTGAATCTGGCGGCGGTGATGTTGCGCAATCGCCTGCGGCGACGCTTTGCGACGTCGGCAGTGTAA
- a CDS encoding response regulator transcription factor, protein MSLEVIEIVEDDQSQARLLDQILRQASFRTNVAFDGPSGIQDVWRIKPSLVMVDDNLPGLTGREMCTRLRQDPSTRNIPIIVLSGFSSEERRAEAFDCGADDYIAKPYTATELLARVRAILRRARHTPAQEDDLAEDLELVETLYVAVYREKKLTLSAQEWKSLRRLASTPGMAVPREELNALLWGDDPLLHHSELDRCIEQLNHKLSDGSTAPACIKVVSGGFRLTAPDS, encoded by the coding sequence GTGAGCCTTGAAGTCATCGAAATCGTCGAGGACGACCAGAGTCAGGCGAGGCTGTTGGATCAGATACTCCGTCAGGCCTCGTTTCGCACGAACGTCGCCTTCGACGGTCCGTCCGGCATCCAGGATGTCTGGCGCATCAAACCGTCGTTGGTCATGGTCGATGACAATCTGCCGGGTCTGACGGGCCGTGAGATGTGCACGCGCTTGCGGCAGGATCCGTCCACCAGGAACATCCCCATCATCGTCTTGTCGGGATTTTCGTCGGAAGAACGCCGCGCCGAAGCCTTCGACTGCGGAGCCGACGACTACATCGCCAAGCCCTACACGGCTACTGAATTACTCGCCCGCGTGCGGGCCATTCTCCGTCGTGCCCGCCACACGCCGGCCCAGGAAGACGATCTTGCCGAGGATCTCGAACTGGTGGAGACCCTGTACGTCGCGGTCTATCGCGAGAAGAAGCTGACCCTATCGGCGCAGGAGTGGAAATCCTTACGCCGGCTGGCGAGCACACCGGGAATGGCGGTGCCACGCGAAGAACTGAACGCGCTGCTCTGGGGCGACGATCCTCTGCTGCACCACAGTGAGCTGGATCGGTGCATCGAACAACTCAACCACAAGCTGAGCGATGGCTCGACCGCGCCCGCCTGCATTAAGGTCGTGTCGGGAGGGTTCCGGTTGACCGCACCGGATTCGTAA
- the phoU gene encoding phosphate signaling complex protein PhoU, whose translation MQRHFDQDLAHLKQQLLRMGGLVESQIQQALQALVDRDSDLAVDVIKQDHDVNALDVEIDELCIQLLALQQPTARDLRFVTTGMKISSELERMGDLADNIAQRALELNVEPQLKPYIDIPRMANWTMRMVKECLDAFVNSDPVLARKVCTDDDFVDDVNEQLFRELLSFMLEDTRTITRAIRLTFVAKSLERIADHATNIAELVVYMVEGKNIRHVAPSASY comes from the coding sequence ATGCAACGACATTTCGACCAAGACCTCGCGCATCTGAAACAGCAACTGCTCCGCATGGGCGGCCTCGTGGAATCGCAAATTCAACAGGCGCTCCAGGCCCTGGTGGACCGGGACTCCGACCTGGCCGTCGATGTGATCAAGCAGGATCACGACGTGAATGCGTTGGATGTCGAGATCGACGAGTTGTGCATCCAACTGTTGGCGCTGCAGCAGCCCACGGCGCGCGATCTTCGATTCGTGACCACGGGTATGAAGATTTCTTCCGAGCTGGAGCGCATGGGCGACCTGGCCGACAATATCGCCCAGCGGGCGTTGGAGCTGAATGTCGAGCCGCAACTGAAGCCCTACATCGATATCCCGCGCATGGCGAACTGGACGATGCGGATGGTCAAGGAATGTCTGGATGCCTTCGTCAATTCCGATCCGGTGCTGGCCAGAAAGGTCTGCACGGACGACGATTTCGTCGATGACGTGAACGAACAGTTGTTTCGAGAACTCCTCTCCTTTATGCTGGAAGACACTCGAACCATCACCCGCGCGATCCGTCTCACCTTCGTCGCGAAGTCGCTGGAACGCATTGCCGATCACGCGACCAACATCGCCGAACTGGTGGTCTACATGGTCGAGGGAAAAAACATCCGTCACGTGGCCCCTTCCGCGAGCTACTAG
- a CDS encoding SixA phosphatase family protein, with amino-acid sequence MDCLFFRHGIAVEREDWTGAERRRPLTEKGRGRTRQSGKGLLAMRLVPTHILSSPLTRARQTATILQALLEQSIPIRITATLEPEADPQALCSLLTTLPSDAVVWCIGHEPHLSATAGLLLTGASCPGLSLKKAGACLIHVETHARPGTGRLSWWLTASQLRALA; translated from the coding sequence ATGGACTGCCTATTCTTCCGACATGGCATTGCCGTCGAACGCGAAGACTGGACAGGAGCGGAACGGCGCAGGCCTCTCACGGAGAAGGGGAGAGGCCGGACCAGACAGTCCGGGAAGGGGCTGCTGGCGATGCGACTCGTGCCGACACATATTCTTTCAAGTCCGCTGACGCGCGCCCGGCAAACGGCGACCATTCTTCAAGCATTGCTTGAGCAATCTATCCCGATTCGTATCACGGCGACACTGGAGCCCGAGGCCGACCCGCAGGCCCTCTGTTCCCTTCTCACGACGCTACCCTCCGATGCCGTGGTGTGGTGCATCGGCCACGAACCGCATCTCAGCGCGACGGCCGGCCTGCTGCTGACGGGCGCCTCCTGCCCTGGACTTTCGCTCAAGAAGGCCGGGGCCTGCCTCATCCATGTCGAGACACACGCGCGTCCGGGAACGGGACGACTCAGCTGGTGGCTCACCGCCTCACAGTTACGCGCTCTGGCATGA
- a CDS encoding DUF2442 domain-containing protein encodes MGHYHNVEKVVVEEGRLRLGVDGRTLSFPLAELSDRLAASTPEQQHVFEVSPSGYGIHWPLIDEDLSIDGLLGARHKPSKKACA; translated from the coding sequence ATGGGTCACTATCACAATGTGGAAAAGGTTGTGGTGGAGGAGGGGCGATTGCGTCTTGGCGTGGATGGGAGAACACTTTCCTTTCCACTCGCTGAATTGTCTGATCGGCTCGCGGCATCGACACCGGAACAGCAGCACGTATTTGAGGTGAGTCCATCGGGATACGGCATTCATTGGCCGCTCATCGACGAGGATCTCTCGATCGACGGATTGCTGGGTGCTCGGCACAAACCGAGCAAAAAAGCTTGCGCATAA
- a CDS encoding ISNCY family transposase yields the protein MTRATVLQEVRRMRFEELYERRQRRELTMVEAAEILGVTERTFRRWSTRYEANGVAGLEDQRLGRASARASPVDEALQMVTLYESRYTGWTVKHFHEHWQANHGGTRSYTWTKQQLQANGHVAHAPRRGAHRKKRPRKPLPGMMLQQDGSTHEWVPGCQWDLIVTLDDATNELYSAFFVEEEGTMSSFHGLREVIEAKGLFSSLYVDCGSHYWYTAEAGGKVDKTRLTQVHRALRQLGITLIAAYSPEARGRSERAFCTLQDRLPKELAFAGITDRAAANEWLRTRFVPAYNQRFAVPAAEPGTAFVPWVGVSLADVLCVQEDRVVANDNTVRYQGRSLQIPPDSHRFHYVKATVRVHEYPDGTVAVFHGPRCLVRYDAEGQLIKSEVASWHQKDPTVRSRDRPIINPRVTVHARISARG from the coding sequence ATGACACGGGCGACAGTCCTACAGGAGGTGAGACGGATGCGATTTGAAGAGCTGTACGAGCGGCGACAACGGCGGGAACTCACGATGGTGGAAGCCGCCGAGATCTTGGGGGTGACCGAGCGGACGTTTCGCCGCTGGAGTACCCGCTATGAAGCGAACGGCGTAGCGGGATTGGAAGATCAGCGGCTGGGCCGAGCTTCAGCCCGTGCGAGCCCGGTGGATGAAGCGCTGCAGATGGTGACGCTGTATGAGAGTCGGTATACCGGCTGGACGGTCAAACATTTCCACGAGCACTGGCAAGCAAACCATGGTGGGACCCGCTCCTACACCTGGACAAAGCAGCAGTTGCAGGCCAACGGTCACGTGGCCCATGCGCCCCGGCGTGGCGCGCATCGCAAGAAGCGGCCGCGCAAGCCCTTGCCGGGGATGATGCTCCAGCAAGATGGCTCGACCCATGAATGGGTGCCGGGCTGCCAGTGGGATCTGATCGTGACGTTGGATGATGCGACGAATGAGCTCTACTCGGCCTTCTTCGTCGAGGAAGAAGGGACGATGAGCAGCTTCCACGGTCTGCGGGAGGTCATTGAAGCGAAGGGACTGTTCAGTTCCCTGTATGTCGATTGCGGCTCGCACTATTGGTACACCGCGGAGGCGGGTGGCAAGGTGGACAAGACGCGGCTGACGCAGGTGCATCGGGCCTTGCGGCAATTGGGCATCACACTGATTGCCGCCTATTCGCCGGAAGCGCGGGGCCGGTCGGAGCGCGCCTTCTGCACGTTGCAAGATCGGCTGCCCAAAGAACTGGCGTTCGCCGGAATCACAGACAGGGCGGCAGCCAATGAGTGGCTCCGTACCCGATTCGTCCCGGCCTACAACCAGCGGTTTGCGGTTCCTGCCGCAGAACCCGGCACCGCGTTTGTGCCCTGGGTGGGAGTCAGTCTGGCCGATGTGCTGTGTGTGCAGGAGGACCGCGTCGTCGCCAACGACAATACCGTGCGGTATCAAGGCCGGAGTCTCCAAATTCCGCCCGACTCGCATCGCTTCCATTATGTGAAGGCCACGGTACGGGTCCACGAGTATCCGGATGGGACCGTAGCGGTGTTCCATGGTCCCCGGTGCTTGGTGCGCTATGACGCGGAGGGCCAGCTGATCAAATCCGAGGTTGCGTCTTGGCACCAGAAGGACCCGACCGTTCGGTCACGCGACCGCCCGATCATCAATCCTCGGGTAACTGTGCACGCAAGAATCTCGGCGCGCGGGTGA